One part of the Arabidopsis thaliana chromosome 1 sequence genome encodes these proteins:
- the GTL1 gene encoding GT-2-like 1, whose protein sequence is MSFWDVFDFENPKTLFTSKKKKKKSDRTVTIKIFQLITTTKNKIKLENLNYFHVFGNRKLLELGYKRSSKKCKEKFENVQKYYKRTKETRGGRHDGKAYKFFSQLEALNTTPPSSSLDVTPLSVANPILMPSSSSSPFPVFSQPQPQTQTQPPQTHNVSFTPTPPPLPLPSMGPIFTGVTFSSHSSSTASGMGSDDDDDDMDVDQANIAGSSSRKRKRGNRGGGGKMMELFEGLVRQVMQKQAAMQRSFLEALEKREQERLDREEAWKRQEMARLAREHEVMSQERAASASRDAAIISLIQKITGHTIQLPPSLSSQPPPPYQPPPAVTKRVAEPPLSTAQSQSQQPIMAIPQQQILPPPPPSHPHAHQPEQKQQQQPQQEMVMSSEQSSLPSSSRWPKAEILALINLRSGMEPRYQDNVPKGLLWEEISTSMKRMGYNRNAKRCKEKWENINKYYKKVKESNKKRPQDAKTCPYFHRLDLLYRNKVLGSGGGSSTSGLPQDQKQSPVTAMKPPQEGLVNVQQTHGSASTEEEEPIEESPQGTEKPEDLVMRELIQQQQQLQQQESMIGEYEKIEESHNYNNMEEEEDQEMDEEELDEDEKSAAFEIAFQSPANRGGNGHTEPPFLTMVQ, encoded by the exons ATGAGTTTCTGGGACGTTTTCGATTTTGAAAATCCCAAGACTCTCTTtacttccaaaaaaaaaaaaaaaaaatccgatcGAACAGTAACCATAAAAATTTTCCAGCTAATAACgacaaccaaaaataaaataaaactagagAATCTGaattattttcatgtttttggaAACAGGAAGCTATTGGAGTTAGGTTACAAACGAAGTTCAAAGAAATGCAAAGAGAAATTCGAAAACGTTCAGAAATATTACAAACGTACTAAAGAAACTCGCGGTGGTCGTCATGATGGTAAAGCTTACAAGTTCTTCTCTCAGCTTGAAGCTCTCAACACTACTCCTCCTTCATCTTCCCTCGACGTTACTCCTCTCTCCGTCGCTAATCCCATTCTcatgccttcttcttcttcttctccatttcccGTATTCTCTCAACCGCAAccgcaaacgcaaacgcaacCGCCTCAAACGCATAATGTCTCTTTTACTCCTACTCCACCACCTCTTCCACTTCCTTCAATGGGTCCGATATTTACCGGTGTTACTTTCTCGTCTCATAGCTCATCGACGGCTTCAGGAATGGggtctgatgatgatgacgacgataTGGACGTTGATCAGGCTAACATTGCGGGTTCTAGTAGCCGAAAACGCAAACGTGGAAACCGCGGTGGAGGCGGTAAAATGATGGAATTGTTTGAAGGTTTGGTGAGACAAGTAATGCAAAAGCAAGCGGCTATGCAAAGGAGTTTCTTGGAAGCTCTTGAGAAGAGAGAGCAAGAACGTCTTGATCGTGAAGAAGCTTGGAAACGTCAAGAAATGGCTCGGTTAGCTCGAGAACACGAGGTCATGTCTCAAGAACGAGCCGCCTCTGCTTCTCGTGACGCCGCAATCATTTCATTGATTCAGAAAATTACTGGCCATACCATTCAGTTACCTCCTTCTTTGTCATCTCAACCGCCTCCACCGTATCAACCGCCACCCGCGGTCACTAAACGTGTGGCGGAACCACCATTATCAACAGCTCAATCTCAATCACAACAACCAATAATGGCGATTCCacaacaacaaattcttcctcctcctcctccttctcatCCTCACGCTCATCAACCAgaacagaaacaacaacaacaaccacaacaagaGATGGTCATGAGCTCGGAACAATCATCattaccatcatcatcaagatgGCCAAAGGCAGAGATTCTAGCGCTTATAAACCTGAGAAGTGGAATGGAACCAAGGTACCAAGATAATGTACCTAAAGGACTTCTATGGGAAGAGATCTCAACTTCAATGAAGAGAATGGGATACAACAGAAACGCTAAGAGATGTAAAGAGAAATgggaaaacataaacaaatactACAAGAAAGTTAAAGAAAGCAACAAGAAACGTCCTCAAGATGCTAAGACTTGTCCTTACTTTCACCGCCTCGATCTTCTTTACCGCAACAAAGTACTCGGTAGTGGCGGTGGTTCTAGCACTTCTGGTCTACCTCAAGACCAAAAACAGAGTCCGGTCACTGCGATGAAACCGCCACAAGAAGGACTTGTTAATGTTCAACAAACTCATGGGTCAGCTTCaactgaggaagaagagccTATAGAGGAAAGTCCACAAGGAACAGAAAAG CCAGAAGACCTTGTGATGAGAGAGCtgattcaacaacaacagcaactacaacaacaagaatcaaTGATAGGTGAGTATGAAAAGATTGAAGAGTCTCACAATTATAATAACatggaggaagaggaagatcaGGAAATGGATGAGGAAGAACTAGACGAGGATGAGAAGTCCGCGGCTTTCGAGATTGCGTTTCAAAGCCCTGCAAACAGAGGAGGCAATGGCCATACGGAACCACCTTTCTTGACAATGGTTCAgtaa
- a CDS encoding Glycosyl hydrolase superfamily protein (Glycosyl hydrolase superfamily protein; FUNCTIONS IN: cation binding, hydrolase activity, hydrolyzing O-glycosyl compounds, catalytic activity; INVOLVED IN: carbohydrate metabolic process; LOCATED IN: endomembrane system; EXPRESSED IN: male gametophyte; EXPRESSED DURING: M germinated pollen stage; CONTAINS InterPro DOMAIN/s: Glycoside hydrolase, catalytic core (InterPro:IPR017853), Glycoside hydrolase, family 17 (InterPro:IPR000490), Glycoside hydrolase, subgroup, catalytic core (InterPro:IPR013781); BEST Arabidopsis thaliana protein match is: beta-1,3-glucanase 5 (TAIR:AT5G20340.1); Has 2095 Blast hits to 2083 proteins in 122 species: Archae - 0; Bacteria - 0; Metazoa - 3; Fungi - 0; Plants - 2086; Viruses - 0; Other Eukaryotes - 6 (source: NCBI BLink).), whose product MVYSSKKLFLFFLSCIMLTFNYNTSGFVAAANSIGLNYGLLGDNFPTPSNVLNLYKSIGITKIRIFDPKTEVLNALRGHRNIEVTVGVRDQDLGALSANEEAVKGWFATNIEPYLADVNIAFITVGNEVIPGPIGPQVLPVMQSLTILVKSMNLPISISTVVAMSNLEQSYPPSAGEFTSQAREQLVPVLKLLSQTSTPILVNIYPYFPYASDPTNIPLDYATFNTKATVVQDGPLGYSNMFDAIFDAFVWAMEKEGVKDLPMVVSETGWPSAGNGNLTTPDIAGTYNRNFVKHIVSGKGTPKRPNNGMDGFLFATFNENQKPAGTDMKPIYKLF is encoded by the coding sequence ATGGTCTATTCCTCTAAGAAGctgttcttgttcttcctctCGTGCATTATGCTGACTTTCAACTATAACACTAGTGGCTTCGTAGCCGCAGCAAATAGCATAGGCTTGAACTACGGCCTCCTCGGAGATAACTTCCCAACTCCATCCAATGTTCTCAACCTTTACAAGTCCATAGGCATTACAAAAATCCGAATCTTCGACCCAAAAACAGAGGTTCTTAACGCCTTACGCGGCCACCGTAATATTGAAGTCACTGTTGGCGTGAGGGACCAGGACTTGGGTGCTCTTTCAGCTAACGAAGAAGCTGTTAAGGGCTGGTTTGCAACCAACATCGAGCCTTACTTAGCCGATGTCAACATTGCGTTCATTACTGTTGGTAATGAAGTCATCCCCGGACCAATCGGTCCTCAAGTGCTTCCGGTCATGCAGTCTCTTACCATCCTCGTCAAGTCGATGAACCTTCCCATCTCGATAAGCACCGTGGTGGCTATGTCGAATCTTGAGCAATCATACCCACCTTCTGCTGGAGAGTTCACGTCTCAAGCGCGAGAACAACTTGTCCCCGTGCTGAAACTATTGTCTCAAACAAGTACGCCTATTCTCGTCAATATTTACCCTTACTTTCCTTACGCATCCGACCCAACGAACATCCCTCTAGACTATGCTACCTTCAACACTAAGGCCACCGTCGTCCAAGATGGACCATTGGGCTATTCAAACATGTTTGATGCAATCTTTGACGCATTCGTGTGGGCAATGGAGAAGGAAGGCGTGAAAGATTTACCCATGGTGGTGTCCGAGACCGGATGGCCATCTGCCGGAAATGGGAACTTAACCACACCGGATATCGCGGGTACTTACAACAGAAATTTCGTGAAACATATAGTAAGCGGGAAGGGAACGCCTAAGCGACCCAACAATGGAATGGATGGGTTTTTATTTGCAACGTTCAACGAAAATCAAAAGCCGGCCGGGACTGATATGAAGCCCATCTATAAGCTATTTTAA
- a CDS encoding TMPIT-like protein, producing MTLPHPSSLLLLKKSFLSVTEPPSLTHQSAVFILLLPLTNISIPSFSKRLIFYNLSLCLCFSISPILNFVLLLQLEEDLQRARCMLADGDTSSFLPSKPQGRFVRMFLGPVNVRASRKDIQLKVKEEYNSYRDRTALLFLVFPAILLTLRSYVWDGCLPAFPVQLYQAWLLFLYAGLVMRENILRANGSDIRSWWLYHHYFAMAMSLVSLTWEIKGQPNCVQKQKGVRLFLQWAMMQGVAMLLQNRYQRQRLYTRIALGKAKRMDVVWGETAGVDGQLLLLFPILFTLQGFEAYVGFQLLRTVLMGVVAEWQVLVCGILLVVMAIGNFINTVETLMVKSRFKAKMKRSKSRAEL from the exons ATGACTCTTCCACATCCttcgtctcttcttcttctcaagaaGAGCTTTCTCTCCGTAACAGAGCCTCCGTCGTTGACTCATCAATCCGCCGTCTTCATTCTACTCTTGCCTCTGACAAACATCTCGATCCCAAGCTTTTCGAAAAGGTTAATCTTTTATAACctatctctctgtctctgttttTCGATTTCTCCgattcttaattttgttctcttgttACAGCTAGAAGAGGATCTGCAACGAGCTAGATGCATGCTTGCAGATGGAGACACTTCATCGTTTCTTCCATCTAAACCTCAAG GACGTTTTGTGAGAATGTTTTTGGGACCTGTGAATGTTAGAGCTTCACGAAAAGATATACAGCTTAAAGttaaagaagaatataatAGCTACAGA GATAGGACagctcttctttttcttgttttcccTGCAATACTTTTGACACTAAGATCTTATGTTTGGGATGGATGTTTGCCTGCATTCCCTGTTCAGCTCTACCAG GCTTGGCTACTGTTTCTTTATGCTGGTTTGGTTATGCGAGAGAACATTTTAAGAGCTAATGGGAGTGATATCCGTTCATG GTGGCTTTATCATCATTATTTTGCAATGGCTATGTCCCTTGTCAGTCTCACTTGGGAAATCAAAGGTCAACCAAACTGCGTTCAGAAGCAG AAAGGAGTGCGTCTTTTCCTCCAATGGGCTATGATGCAAGGTGTCGCGATGCTTCTGCAAAATAGATATCAGCGCCAAAGATTATACACTCGCATTGCACTTGGAAAG GCTAAAAGGATGGACGTCGTATGGGGAGAAACGGCTGGAGTAGATGGGCAACTATTGCTATTATTTCCTATTTTGTTCACTTTACAG GGCTTTGAAGCATACGTGGGATTCCAGTTGCTTAGGACAGTGTTGATGGGGGTAGTCGCTGAATGGCAG GTATTGGTTTGTGGCATTCTTCTGGTTGTGATGGCCATTGGAAACTTCATAAACACAGTAGAGACACTAATGGTGAAGTCGAGATTCAAGgcgaagatgaagagaagtaAAAGCAGAGCAGAACTTTGA
- the GTL1 gene encoding GT-2-like 1 (GT-2-like 1 (GTL1); CONTAINS InterPro DOMAIN/s: SANT, DNA-binding (InterPro:IPR001005), MYB-like (InterPro:IPR017877); BEST Arabidopsis thaliana protein match is: Duplicated homeodomain-like superfamily protein (TAIR:AT1G76890.2); Has 6156 Blast hits to 4698 proteins in 415 species: Archae - 8; Bacteria - 243; Metazoa - 2333; Fungi - 696; Plants - 1321; Viruses - 126; Other Eukaryotes - 1429 (source: NCBI BLink).): MEQGGGGGGNEVVEEASPISSRPPANNLEELMRFSAAADDGGLGGGGGGGGGGSASSSSGNRWPREETLALLRIRSDMDSTFRDATLKAPLWEHVSRKLLELGYKRSSKKCKEKFENVQKYYKRTKETRGGRHDGKAYKFFSQLEALNTTPPSSSLDVTPLSVANPILMPSSSSSPFPVFSQPQPQTQTQPPQTHNVSFTPTPPPLPLPSMGPIFTGVTFSSHSSSTASGMGSDDDDDDMDVDQANIAGSSSRKRKRGNRGGGGKMMELFEGLVRQVMQKQAAMQRSFLEALEKREQERLDREEAWKRQEMARLAREHEVMSQERAASASRDAAIISLIQKITGHTIQLPPSLSSQPPPPYQPPPAVTKRVAEPPLSTAQSQSQQPIMAIPQQQILPPPPPSHPHAHQPEQKQQQQPQQEMVMSSEQSSLPSSSRWPKAEILALINLRSGMEPRYQDNVPKGLLWEEISTSMKRMGYNRNAKRCKEKWENINKYYKKVKESNKKRPQDAKTCPYFHRLDLLYRNKVLGSGGGSSTSGLPQDQKQSPVTAMKPPQEGLVNVQQTHGSASTEEEEPIEESPQGTEKPEDLVMRELIQQQQQLQQQESMIGEYEKIEESHNYNNMEEEEDQEMDEEELDEDEKSAAFEIAFQSPANRGGNGHTEPPFLTMVQ, from the exons ATGGAGcaaggaggaggtggtggtggtaatGAAGTTGTGGAGGAAGCTTCACCTATTAGTTCAAGACCTCCTGCTAACAACTTAGAAGAGCTTATGAGATTCTCAGCCGCCGCGGATGACGGTGGATTaggaggtggaggtggaggaggaggaggaggaagtgcttcttcttcatcgggAAATCGATGGCCGAGAGAAGAAACTTTAGCTCTTCTTCGGATCCGATCCGATATGGATTCTACTTTTCGTGATGCTACTCTCAAAGCTCCTCTTTGGGAACATGTTTCCAg GAAGCTATTGGAGTTAGGTTACAAACGAAGTTCAAAGAAATGCAAAGAGAAATTCGAAAACGTTCAGAAATATTACAAACGTACTAAAGAAACTCGCGGTGGTCGTCATGATGGTAAAGCTTACAAGTTCTTCTCTCAGCTTGAAGCTCTCAACACTACTCCTCCTTCATCTTCCCTCGACGTTACTCCTCTCTCCGTCGCTAATCCCATTCTcatgccttcttcttcttcttctccatttcccGTATTCTCTCAACCGCAAccgcaaacgcaaacgcaacCGCCTCAAACGCATAATGTCTCTTTTACTCCTACTCCACCACCTCTTCCACTTCCTTCAATGGGTCCGATATTTACCGGTGTTACTTTCTCGTCTCATAGCTCATCGACGGCTTCAGGAATGGggtctgatgatgatgacgacgataTGGACGTTGATCAGGCTAACATTGCGGGTTCTAGTAGCCGAAAACGCAAACGTGGAAACCGCGGTGGAGGCGGTAAAATGATGGAATTGTTTGAAGGTTTGGTGAGACAAGTAATGCAAAAGCAAGCGGCTATGCAAAGGAGTTTCTTGGAAGCTCTTGAGAAGAGAGAGCAAGAACGTCTTGATCGTGAAGAAGCTTGGAAACGTCAAGAAATGGCTCGGTTAGCTCGAGAACACGAGGTCATGTCTCAAGAACGAGCCGCCTCTGCTTCTCGTGACGCCGCAATCATTTCATTGATTCAGAAAATTACTGGCCATACCATTCAGTTACCTCCTTCTTTGTCATCTCAACCGCCTCCACCGTATCAACCGCCACCCGCGGTCACTAAACGTGTGGCGGAACCACCATTATCAACAGCTCAATCTCAATCACAACAACCAATAATGGCGATTCCacaacaacaaattcttcctcctcctcctccttctcatCCTCACGCTCATCAACCAgaacagaaacaacaacaacaaccacaacaagaGATGGTCATGAGCTCGGAACAATCATCattaccatcatcatcaagatgGCCAAAGGCAGAGATTCTAGCGCTTATAAACCTGAGAAGTGGAATGGAACCAAGGTACCAAGATAATGTACCTAAAGGACTTCTATGGGAAGAGATCTCAACTTCAATGAAGAGAATGGGATACAACAGAAACGCTAAGAGATGTAAAGAGAAATgggaaaacataaacaaatactACAAGAAAGTTAAAGAAAGCAACAAGAAACGTCCTCAAGATGCTAAGACTTGTCCTTACTTTCACCGCCTCGATCTTCTTTACCGCAACAAAGTACTCGGTAGTGGCGGTGGTTCTAGCACTTCTGGTCTACCTCAAGACCAAAAACAGAGTCCGGTCACTGCGATGAAACCGCCACAAGAAGGACTTGTTAATGTTCAACAAACTCATGGGTCAGCTTCaactgaggaagaagagccTATAGAGGAAAGTCCACAAGGAACAGAAAAG CCAGAAGACCTTGTGATGAGAGAGCtgattcaacaacaacagcaactacaacaacaagaatcaaTGATAGGTGAGTATGAAAAGATTGAAGAGTCTCACAATTATAATAACatggaggaagaggaagatcaGGAAATGGATGAGGAAGAACTAGACGAGGATGAGAAGTCCGCGGCTTTCGAGATTGCGTTTCAAAGCCCTGCAAACAGAGGAGGCAATGGCCATACGGAACCACCTTTCTTGACAATGGTTCAgtaa
- the GTL1 gene encoding GT-2-like 1 has product MEQGGGGGGNEVVEEASPISSRPPANNLEELMRFSAAADDGGLGGGGGGGGGGSASSSSGNRWPREETLALLRIRSDMDSTFRDATLKAPLWEHVSRKLLELGYKRSSKKCKEKFENVQKYYKRTKETRGGRHDGKAYKFFSQLEALNTTPPSSSLDVTPLSVANPILMPSSSSSPFPVFSQPQPQTQTQPPQTHNVSFTPTPPPLPLPSMGPIFTGVTFSSHSSSTASGMGSDDDDDDMDVDQANIAGSSSRKRKRGNRGGGGKMMELFEGLVRQVMQKQAAMQRSFLEALEKREQERLDREEAWKRQEMARLAREHEVMSQERAASASRDAAIISLIQKITGHTIQLPPSLSSQPPPPYQPPPAVTKRVAEPPLSTAQSQSQQPIMAIPQQQILPPPPPSHPHAHQPEQKQQQQPQQEMVMSSEQSSLPSSSRWPKAEILALINLRSGMEPRYQDNVPKGLLWEEISTSMKRMGYNRNAKRCKEKWENINKYYKKVKESNKKRPQDAKTCPYFHRLDLLYRNKVLGSGGGSSTSGLPQDQKQSPVTAMKPPQEGLVNVQQTHGSASTEEEEPIEESPQGTEKVQTLLFLVKM; this is encoded by the exons ATGGAGcaaggaggaggtggtggtggtaatGAAGTTGTGGAGGAAGCTTCACCTATTAGTTCAAGACCTCCTGCTAACAACTTAGAAGAGCTTATGAGATTCTCAGCCGCCGCGGATGACGGTGGATTaggaggtggaggtggaggaggaggaggaggaagtgcttcttcttcatcgggAAATCGATGGCCGAGAGAAGAAACTTTAGCTCTTCTTCGGATCCGATCCGATATGGATTCTACTTTTCGTGATGCTACTCTCAAAGCTCCTCTTTGGGAACATGTTTCCAg GAAGCTATTGGAGTTAGGTTACAAACGAAGTTCAAAGAAATGCAAAGAGAAATTCGAAAACGTTCAGAAATATTACAAACGTACTAAAGAAACTCGCGGTGGTCGTCATGATGGTAAAGCTTACAAGTTCTTCTCTCAGCTTGAAGCTCTCAACACTACTCCTCCTTCATCTTCCCTCGACGTTACTCCTCTCTCCGTCGCTAATCCCATTCTcatgccttcttcttcttcttctccatttcccGTATTCTCTCAACCGCAAccgcaaacgcaaacgcaacCGCCTCAAACGCATAATGTCTCTTTTACTCCTACTCCACCACCTCTTCCACTTCCTTCAATGGGTCCGATATTTACCGGTGTTACTTTCTCGTCTCATAGCTCATCGACGGCTTCAGGAATGGggtctgatgatgatgacgacgataTGGACGTTGATCAGGCTAACATTGCGGGTTCTAGTAGCCGAAAACGCAAACGTGGAAACCGCGGTGGAGGCGGTAAAATGATGGAATTGTTTGAAGGTTTGGTGAGACAAGTAATGCAAAAGCAAGCGGCTATGCAAAGGAGTTTCTTGGAAGCTCTTGAGAAGAGAGAGCAAGAACGTCTTGATCGTGAAGAAGCTTGGAAACGTCAAGAAATGGCTCGGTTAGCTCGAGAACACGAGGTCATGTCTCAAGAACGAGCCGCCTCTGCTTCTCGTGACGCCGCAATCATTTCATTGATTCAGAAAATTACTGGCCATACCATTCAGTTACCTCCTTCTTTGTCATCTCAACCGCCTCCACCGTATCAACCGCCACCCGCGGTCACTAAACGTGTGGCGGAACCACCATTATCAACAGCTCAATCTCAATCACAACAACCAATAATGGCGATTCCacaacaacaaattcttcctcctcctcctccttctcatCCTCACGCTCATCAACCAgaacagaaacaacaacaacaaccacaacaagaGATGGTCATGAGCTCGGAACAATCATCattaccatcatcatcaagatgGCCAAAGGCAGAGATTCTAGCGCTTATAAACCTGAGAAGTGGAATGGAACCAAGGTACCAAGATAATGTACCTAAAGGACTTCTATGGGAAGAGATCTCAACTTCAATGAAGAGAATGGGATACAACAGAAACGCTAAGAGATGTAAAGAGAAATgggaaaacataaacaaatactACAAGAAAGTTAAAGAAAGCAACAAGAAACGTCCTCAAGATGCTAAGACTTGTCCTTACTTTCACCGCCTCGATCTTCTTTACCGCAACAAAGTACTCGGTAGTGGCGGTGGTTCTAGCACTTCTGGTCTACCTCAAGACCAAAAACAGAGTCCGGTCACTGCGATGAAACCGCCACAAGAAGGACTTGTTAATGTTCAACAAACTCATGGGTCAGCTTCaactgaggaagaagagccTATAGAGGAAAGTCCACAAGGAACAGAAAAGGTACAAACTTTGCTTTTCCTTGTCAAAATGTGA
- a CDS encoding TMPIT-like protein (TMPIT-like protein; FUNCTIONS IN: molecular_function unknown; INVOLVED IN: biological_process unknown; LOCATED IN: integral to membrane; EXPRESSED IN: 22 plant structures; EXPRESSED DURING: 13 growth stages; CONTAINS InterPro DOMAIN/s: TMPIT-like (InterPro:IPR012926); BEST Arabidopsis thaliana protein match is: TMPIT-like protein (TAIR:AT4G10430.3); Has 250 Blast hits to 250 proteins in 81 species: Archae - 0; Bacteria - 0; Metazoa - 168; Fungi - 0; Plants - 69; Viruses - 0; Other Eukaryotes - 13 (source: NCBI BLink).) gives MEEVEEEVRRIVEQVKELHDSSTSFVSSSSQEELSLRNRASVVDSSIRRLHSTLASDKHLDPKLFEKLEEDLQRARCMLADGDTSSFLPSKPQGRFVRMFLGPVNVRASRKDIQLKVKEEYNSYRDRTALLFLVFPAILLTLRSYVWDGCLPAFPVQLYQAWLLFLYAGLVMRENILRANGSDIRSWWLYHHYFAMAMSLVSLTWEIKGQPNCVQKQKGVRLFLQWAMMQGVAMLLQNRYQRQRLYTRIALGKAKRMDVVWGETAGVDGQLLLLFPILFTLQGFEAYVGFQLLRTVLMGVVAEWQVLVCGILLVVMAIGNFINTVETLMVKSRFKAKMKRSKSRAEL, from the exons ATggaagaggttgaagaagaagtgagaCGAATCGTCGAACAAGTTAAAGAGCTTCATGACTCTTCCACATCCttcgtctcttcttcttctcaagaaGAGCTTTCTCTCCGTAACAGAGCCTCCGTCGTTGACTCATCAATCCGCCGTCTTCATTCTACTCTTGCCTCTGACAAACATCTCGATCCCAAGCTTTTCGAAAAG CTAGAAGAGGATCTGCAACGAGCTAGATGCATGCTTGCAGATGGAGACACTTCATCGTTTCTTCCATCTAAACCTCAAG GACGTTTTGTGAGAATGTTTTTGGGACCTGTGAATGTTAGAGCTTCACGAAAAGATATACAGCTTAAAGttaaagaagaatataatAGCTACAGA GATAGGACagctcttctttttcttgttttcccTGCAATACTTTTGACACTAAGATCTTATGTTTGGGATGGATGTTTGCCTGCATTCCCTGTTCAGCTCTACCAG GCTTGGCTACTGTTTCTTTATGCTGGTTTGGTTATGCGAGAGAACATTTTAAGAGCTAATGGGAGTGATATCCGTTCATG GTGGCTTTATCATCATTATTTTGCAATGGCTATGTCCCTTGTCAGTCTCACTTGGGAAATCAAAGGTCAACCAAACTGCGTTCAGAAGCAG AAAGGAGTGCGTCTTTTCCTCCAATGGGCTATGATGCAAGGTGTCGCGATGCTTCTGCAAAATAGATATCAGCGCCAAAGATTATACACTCGCATTGCACTTGGAAAG GCTAAAAGGATGGACGTCGTATGGGGAGAAACGGCTGGAGTAGATGGGCAACTATTGCTATTATTTCCTATTTTGTTCACTTTACAG GGCTTTGAAGCATACGTGGGATTCCAGTTGCTTAGGACAGTGTTGATGGGGGTAGTCGCTGAATGGCAG GTATTGGTTTGTGGCATTCTTCTGGTTGTGATGGCCATTGGAAACTTCATAAACACAGTAGAGACACTAATGGTGAAGTCGAGATTCAAGgcgaagatgaagagaagtaAAAGCAGAGCAGAACTTTGA